One stretch of Actinacidiphila sp. DG2A-62 DNA includes these proteins:
- the cas6e gene encoding type I-E CRISPR-associated protein Cas6/Cse3/CasE, whose product MYLTRFRLNTARREGRALLGSPHRMHAAVAMSFPELPTRDGAGPRVLWRVDRNSAAEVVLFVVSPTRPDLTHLVEQAGWPAATDTPGWQTFGYGSFLDGLTAGSTWTFRLTANPVHTIRRTDDEPRKRTAHLTARHQKGWLLDRQAASGFAVAEKPPSARLLEHGDELQLVVRDKRELRFAKAVERRTVSLTSVTYDGRLTVTDPAALRRTLTQGLGKAKAYGCGLMTLAPVR is encoded by the coding sequence ATGTACCTGACCCGTTTCCGCCTCAACACCGCACGCCGCGAGGGACGCGCGCTCCTCGGATCGCCGCACCGCATGCACGCGGCCGTCGCGATGTCCTTCCCCGAACTTCCCACGCGGGACGGCGCCGGACCGCGCGTGCTGTGGCGCGTCGACCGCAACTCCGCCGCCGAGGTCGTGCTGTTCGTCGTCAGCCCGACGCGTCCGGACCTCACCCACCTGGTGGAACAGGCCGGTTGGCCGGCTGCGACGGACACGCCGGGCTGGCAGACCTTCGGCTACGGCTCGTTCCTCGACGGGCTGACCGCCGGCAGCACGTGGACGTTCCGCCTCACCGCCAACCCGGTGCACACCATCCGCCGCACCGACGACGAGCCGAGGAAGCGCACCGCGCACCTCACGGCCCGTCATCAGAAAGGGTGGTTGCTGGACCGGCAGGCGGCCTCGGGGTTCGCCGTCGCCGAGAAGCCGCCGTCCGCACGGCTGTTGGAGCACGGCGACGAACTCCAGCTCGTCGTACGGGACAAGCGCGAGCTGCGCTTCGCCAAGGCCGTCGAGCGCCGCACCGTCTCGCTCACCTCGGTCACGTACGACGGCCGCCTGACCGTCACCGACCCGGCCGCGCTGCGCCGCACGCTCACGCAGGGGCTGGGCAAGGCGAAGGCGTACGGGTGCGGGCTGATGACGCTGGCGCCCGTACGGTGA